In Chelmon rostratus isolate fCheRos1 chromosome 20, fCheRos1.pri, whole genome shotgun sequence, a single window of DNA contains:
- the LOC121624293 gene encoding uncharacterized protein LOC121624293, translated as MPRKGRRSQAAKLRWRKLDQAESPPDGGSRTMETQPPCSRSPVNSIFGTSLPGAQFWRLDDVRADFRARRGTGYRHRVLPWPVSAFTGHRHKLVMPPESPDKKFVLIVGDSHLRAIVDGLVQMPEEPFSFGFMSTPGAAASALRTEVLNAVVPRIPDAVCLLAPSNNLTASRTIEEAAADYTKLLIGIRSRWPNVFVVDFPPRLNCEVSYQDLLRQEYHRVSARMGVRYFSAVEYFPHDRLQLWSSDGVHLSDHDGMGILVHLLWSATMQQLETPPPAPQVSPRPSPPVRKFSPKLVVRGEAPAPRSPDPFQWQPASHCRKTSQPGEPSKSKGSAQTRMAQQQVEECFFPLNPVWFSSTALSAMEEVSPSHLSCPVDCQTPPKHKKVARRPEATARPHRRSPVSNVDRRPETTARPHRRSPAVSNLVRSPPTRMSLSLGDEATPCCSPAAKVARIKTPSPTVPSWTITDTGCDHPSPAKLMK; from the exons ATGCCGAGGAAGGGGAGGCGTTCCCAGGCGGCGAAGCTGCGATGGAGGAAGCTCGACCAGGCAGAGTCCCCACCGGATGGTGGGTCAAGGACCATGGAGACCCAACCCCCCTGCTCCCGATCTCCAGTTAACAGC ATCTTTGGAACATCACTCCCAGGTGCACAGTTCTGGAGATTGGATGATGTGCGTGCCGACTTTCGTGCAC GCCGCGGTACTGGCTACCGCCACAGAGTGCTGCCATGGCCAGTTTCAGCCTTCACTGGGCACAGACACAAATTGGTCATGCCACCTGAGTCTCCTGACAAGAAG tttgttctgATTGTCGGAGACTCCCATCTACGAGCCATTGTAGATGGTTTGGTCCAGATGCCAGAGGAACCCTTTTCCTTTGGCTTCATGTCGACCCCAGGGGCTGCTGCCTCTGCCCTGCGGACCGAGGTGCTGAATGCTGTGGTTCCTCGGATCCCTGACGCCGTTTGTCTTTTGGCGCCTAGCAACAACCTGACAGCCAGCAGGACCATCGAGGAGGCTGCCGCCGACTACACCAAGCTCCTCATCGGCATTCGCAGCCGCTGGCCCAAC gtttttgttgttgacttCCCTCCCCGCCTGAACTGTGAAGTGTCTTACCAGGACCTCCTTCGTCAGGAATACCACCGTGTTTCAGCACGCATGG gtgTGCGGTACTTCTCAGCTGTGGAGTACTTCCCCCATGAccggctgcagctgtggagcagTGATGGT GTCCATCTGAGCGATCATGATGGGATGGGGATCCTCGTCCATTTGCTGTGGTCAGCCACCATGCAGCAACTGGagacaccaccaccagcaccccaGGTCTCTCCCAGGCCTTCACCACCAGTTAGGAAATTCTCTCCTAAACTGGTTGTGAGGGGAGAGGCCCCCGCTCCACGGTCACCTGACCCCTTTCAGTGGCAGCCAGCCAGTCATTGCCGCAAG acgAGCCAGCCTGGTGAACCTTCCAAGTCCAAGGGTTCAGCCCAGACCAGGAtggctcagcagcag GTGGAGGAGTGCTTCTTTCCACTGAACCCAGTCTGGTTCAGCAGCACAGCATTAAGTGCTATGGAGGAAGTGTCTCCTTCTCATCTGTCTTGCCCAGTGGACTGCCAGACCCCTCCAAAGCACAAGAAG GTGGCCAGACGACCTGAGGCCACAGCCAGACCCCACCGCAGGTCTCCAGTGAGCAAC GTGGACAGACGACCTGAGACCACAGCCAGACCCCACCGCAGGTCTCCAGCAGTGAGCAAC CTGGTTCGATCACCCCCAACCAGAATGTCCTTGAGTTTGGGTGATGAAGCAACCCCCTGCTGTTCACCGGCTGCAAAG GTGGCCAGGATCAAGACACCTTCACCAACCGTGCCATCCTGGACCATTACAGACACAGGCTGCGACCACCCCTCCCCAGCTAAG CTAATGAAGTAA